From Oscillatoria sp. FACHB-1407, a single genomic window includes:
- a CDS encoding PAS domain S-box protein, with product MKTFRVSGKPTLKTVLIVPFVLQVSIAVGLTGYFSWRNGQKMVDSVAQQLSNEVTNQIHQHLTHYMQLPQTVTQFNTEAVQLGQVNWSRSRTIEQYLWRQMRQFKDLSPIAFGNEQGNIWAVDRTEDGSLVIRVRDASTQGEYRTYATNDQGDRTELLQVNTSFDPRSRPWYQKAIAANGLIWTDIYPYFSSAGLAISAARPFYDFESNQVIGVTNATVSLAQLNHFLRRINLSPSGQMFIVERSGNLVASSTLEDPFIIRPEQRPARLAMTASRDPLTRQTAQQLLKDFGTLAHIQRNQQLEFYIDGDRHFLQVAPFTDSYGLDWLIVVVIPESDFTAQLTANTQTTVMLCLLALVGAIAFGWVTTQGIAQPILQLCRASRAMADGQLDQQIDADSAIQELDVMAHSFNQMAEQLRQSFAKVKLALHESEEKFTKVFHSSPDPMVIATLESGRFSDVNDSTLKLLGFSRDEFIGHTAGELDIWEDGCDRDRYLQLLREQGWVRDYEMTFRCKSGQPKILLISADIIDLEGERRVISMGKDISDRKQAEAALWETNHLLQSILDSAPVAIYVKDLEGRYLIVNAQVEDNINISQDKILGKTDYELFSSDIAEQLQVNDQKVIASGSVVRQEEVISHEHGSYTFLSAKFPLYNSDGTLQGIGGISVDLTERKQAEDLIRASLEEKEVLLKEIHHRVKNNLQIVSSLLRLQARSIDDEKIQTLFQESQNRVQAMALIHKKLYGSKELAHIDFVSYVQSLADDLMDSYEVQPSSIQLMVDLEPVDLNIDIAISCGLIINELITNILKYAFPTEHGEIKIRGRVLLPAREVPPTVDPYYELSVCDNGIGLPDTFDIHQTTTLGLRLVSRLTRQLRGTIDIDRSNGTLIKITFPALRDK from the coding sequence ATGAAGACTTTTAGAGTGTCTGGTAAACCCACACTAAAAACCGTGTTAATTGTCCCCTTTGTCCTGCAAGTGTCGATCGCAGTTGGGTTAACAGGCTACTTTTCATGGCGCAACGGTCAAAAAATGGTGGATTCTGTTGCTCAACAGTTGAGCAATGAAGTCACCAATCAGATTCACCAACATTTGACTCATTATATGCAACTGCCGCAGACGGTGACACAATTCAACACGGAAGCTGTGCAGCTAGGTCAGGTCAACTGGAGCCGTTCCAGGACAATTGAGCAGTATTTGTGGCGGCAGATGCGTCAGTTCAAGGATCTCAGCCCGATCGCCTTTGGTAACGAACAGGGCAACATTTGGGCAGTTGATCGCACCGAAGATGGCTCCCTGGTGATTCGGGTGCGGGATGCATCAACTCAAGGGGAATACCGCACCTACGCAACGAACGATCAGGGCGATCGCACCGAGTTATTGCAAGTTAACACATCATTTGACCCCCGTTCTCGCCCCTGGTATCAAAAGGCAATTGCGGCTAACGGGCTGATCTGGACTGACATTTATCCCTACTTTTCGTCGGCAGGGTTAGCCATTAGTGCGGCTCGACCGTTTTACGATTTTGAGAGCAACCAGGTGATAGGGGTGACAAACGCCACTGTTAGTCTGGCTCAGCTCAATCATTTTTTACGAAGAATCAACCTCAGCCCATCTGGGCAGATGTTTATCGTGGAGCGATCGGGCAATCTGGTTGCGAGTTCAACCCTGGAAGATCCCTTCATCATCAGACCAGAACAAAGACCCGCCCGTCTGGCAATGACTGCAAGCCGCGACCCCCTGACCCGCCAAACCGCTCAACAATTGTTAAAGGATTTTGGCACCCTTGCCCATATCCAACGCAACCAACAGTTGGAATTTTACATTGATGGCGATCGCCACTTTTTGCAGGTGGCTCCCTTCACCGACTCCTACGGACTGGATTGGTTGATCGTCGTAGTCATTCCCGAATCCGATTTCACGGCACAGTTAACCGCCAACACTCAAACTACCGTCATGCTGTGTTTACTCGCACTGGTAGGGGCGATCGCCTTTGGATGGGTCACAACTCAAGGCATCGCACAACCCATCCTGCAACTGTGTCGCGCCAGTCGAGCCATGGCAGACGGGCAGTTAGATCAGCAAATTGATGCTGACTCAGCGATTCAAGAGTTGGACGTGATGGCGCACTCATTCAATCAGATGGCAGAGCAACTGCGCCAATCCTTCGCCAAAGTCAAACTCGCCCTACACGAATCTGAGGAGAAATTTACCAAGGTTTTTCACAGTAGCCCTGACCCGATGGTGATTGCTACGTTGGAGAGTGGACGCTTTTCAGATGTCAATGACAGTACCTTAAAATTATTGGGTTTCTCACGCGACGAGTTTATTGGACACACCGCAGGCGAATTGGATATTTGGGAAGATGGGTGCGATCGCGATCGTTATCTCCAGCTTTTACGAGAACAGGGATGGGTTCGCGACTATGAAATGACATTTCGTTGCAAATCTGGTCAGCCCAAAATTCTGCTGATATCTGCCGACATCATTGATTTGGAAGGAGAGCGTCGGGTGATCTCGATGGGCAAAGACATTAGCGATCGCAAACAAGCTGAAGCAGCCCTCTGGGAGACAAATCATTTATTGCAATCGATCCTCGACAGTGCTCCAGTTGCAATCTATGTCAAAGACTTAGAAGGGCGATATTTAATCGTTAATGCTCAGGTAGAAGACAACATCAACATATCGCAAGACAAAATACTGGGTAAAACAGATTACGAGTTATTTTCATCTGATATTGCAGAACAATTACAAGTAAACGATCAGAAAGTGATTGCATCCGGCAGTGTTGTTCGGCAAGAAGAAGTCATCTCACACGAGCATGGCTCCTATACTTTTCTCTCAGCTAAATTTCCGCTCTACAACTCAGATGGAACGTTGCAGGGAATCGGTGGCATCTCAGTTGATTTGACGGAACGAAAACAGGCTGAAGATTTGATTCGAGCCTCTCTTGAAGAGAAGGAAGTATTGCTTAAAGAAATTCACCATCGAGTTAAAAATAACTTGCAAATTGTGAGTAGCTTACTGCGATTACAAGCTCGCTCGATTGACGATGAAAAGATTCAGACCCTGTTTCAGGAGAGTCAGAATCGAGTACAAGCCATGGCACTAATTCACAAAAAATTGTATGGATCAAAAGAATTGGCTCATATCGATTTCGTGAGTTATGTCCAGAGTCTCGCTGACGATTTGATGGACTCCTACGAGGTGCAACCGTCCTCGATTCAACTCATGGTTGACCTTGAACCAGTTGACCTAAACATTGATATTGCTATCTCCTGTGGATTGATCATCAACGAGTTAATTACCAACATCTTGAAATATGCCTTTCCAACAGAGCATGGAGAGATCAAGATTCGCGGGCGAGTATTGCTTCCAGCAAGAGAAGTACCTCCCACCGTTGACCCATATTACGAACTCAGCGTCTGTGACAACGGTATTGGTTTACCCGACACTTTTGACATCCATCAAACAACCACGTTGGGTTTAAGACTGGTCAGTCGCTTGACTCGTCAGTTACGCGGCACAATCGATATCGATCGCAGCAACGGCACGTTGATTAAAATCACCTTTCCGGCTCTTCGAGACAAGTAA
- a CDS encoding HEAT repeat domain-containing protein, whose product MTPLNPHSLLKQAQTAIAQSNWTSSIDSLQDVVWQQSSATSAAVDLVLNEVLSLALTILESGDFQSRWDVAKLFPGLGNRAIAPLISRLQDDTAELEVRWFAARILGEFRHPDVITTLVQTLQTCKNEELSGIIAVALSSIGAEAAQNGSPAEVIAALTDLFNAPQTRRWAVQILSRMPHSESVPLLLQAADDPQANIRAIAIDALTNFHDPRILDVFMRATADPVATVRVAAVTGLGLRADALPETDLVGTIQPLLFDLNAQVCEQAAIALGHLGTEAAVDALADVLQSPHTPDPLRLTLLQTLGWMETSRAIAAVQQFLRHQTASSSAQSIIQASLQALTQVSSPALKHQIAQFLIELLQSRHPVTQTEANRQLLAVGLGQLGEPTALEPLIQLLADPDMGVQLHAIAALKHLDSQTAHYRLMELSQTQNLKADLSRGLAIALREW is encoded by the coding sequence GTGACACCATTGAATCCTCACTCTCTTCTCAAGCAAGCCCAGACTGCGATCGCCCAATCCAATTGGACATCATCGATTGATTCCCTACAGGATGTCGTTTGGCAGCAGTCATCCGCTACCTCTGCTGCGGTGGACTTGGTGTTGAATGAGGTTTTGAGTCTGGCATTGACGATTTTGGAGTCGGGTGATTTTCAGAGCCGTTGGGATGTTGCAAAACTTTTTCCGGGGTTGGGCAACCGGGCGATCGCTCCACTGATTAGCCGATTGCAGGATGATACAGCGGAGTTAGAGGTGCGGTGGTTTGCAGCACGCATCCTGGGAGAGTTTCGCCATCCCGATGTGATAACGACGTTAGTACAAACCCTCCAGACCTGCAAAAACGAGGAGCTATCTGGCATTATTGCGGTCGCGCTCTCCAGCATTGGGGCAGAGGCAGCGCAAAACGGCTCTCCCGCTGAGGTGATCGCAGCGTTGACTGACCTGTTTAACGCACCCCAGACCCGTCGTTGGGCAGTACAGATCCTATCCCGAATGCCCCACTCTGAGAGTGTGCCACTGTTACTGCAAGCGGCAGACGATCCTCAAGCAAACATTCGGGCGATCGCCATTGATGCCCTCACCAATTTTCATGACCCTCGAATTCTCGATGTTTTTATGCGGGCGACGGCTGACCCCGTGGCAACAGTTCGAGTAGCAGCGGTGACAGGGTTGGGATTGCGGGCTGATGCGTTACCCGAAACAGATCTGGTAGGGACGATTCAACCGTTGTTGTTTGACCTGAACGCTCAAGTTTGTGAACAAGCGGCGATCGCCCTGGGTCACCTGGGAACCGAAGCGGCAGTGGATGCGCTGGCAGACGTATTGCAGTCGCCCCACACCCCAGACCCCCTACGACTCACCCTCTTGCAAACGTTGGGCTGGATGGAGACGAGCCGAGCGATCGCCGCTGTGCAACAGTTTCTACGCCATCAAACGGCGAGTTCCAGTGCTCAATCCATCATTCAAGCTAGCTTGCAAGCCCTGACTCAGGTCAGCTCTCCTGCGCTCAAACATCAGATTGCCCAATTTCTGATTGAGTTGCTGCAATCGCGTCACCCGGTCACGCAGACCGAAGCTAACCGCCAACTGCTGGCAGTGGGCTTGGGGCAACTGGGGGAACCAACTGCCCTGGAGCCGTTGATTCAGCTATTGGCAGACCCGGATATGGGAGTCCAACTCCATGCGATCGCCGCTCTCAAGCATCTCGACTCTCAGACCGCTCATTATCGGCTGATGGAGCTATCGCAGACGCAAAACCTCAAAGCAGACCTCTCGCGCGGGTTGGCGATCGCCTTGCGAGAGTGGTGA
- a CDS encoding LysR family transcriptional regulator, which produces MRLEQLQAFLAVAETGSFQKAAQRCGLTQSTISRQIQSLETELEISLFHRGAQATLTLGGDRFLPRARKICQEWQNATQELTDLRTGKQPELCVAAIHALCAYHLPPVLQQFCQDYPEVQLRITALGSDRALKVLKDGLVDVAIVMHNRFLSNSPEMVVKVLYDEPIKVLMAANHPLAHFEAVPWEELAQYPQVVYKDGYGMQRIVQEQFTRRGLNFRSALELNTPDAFRGVVRQSEMITLLAESELVEAYADPTLTVRAIAADPNSSDTLTDPPLTRRIVLVTTRDRLEIPPIQHFHNLVLKLLVPQAGVALQG; this is translated from the coding sequence ATGCGTTTAGAACAATTGCAAGCATTCCTTGCGGTGGCTGAGACGGGCAGTTTTCAAAAGGCAGCTCAAAGGTGTGGATTGACACAGTCCACCATCAGTCGCCAAATTCAAAGTTTAGAGACAGAGCTAGAGATATCCCTGTTTCATCGAGGTGCTCAGGCAACCCTGACGCTGGGGGGCGATCGCTTCTTGCCCCGTGCTCGCAAGATCTGTCAGGAATGGCAAAATGCCACCCAAGAACTCACCGATTTGCGGACAGGAAAACAACCCGAACTGTGTGTTGCGGCAATTCATGCCTTGTGCGCCTACCACCTGCCGCCTGTGTTGCAACAGTTTTGTCAAGATTACCCAGAGGTGCAACTGCGGATCACTGCGCTGGGCAGCGATCGCGCCCTTAAGGTGTTGAAAGATGGCTTAGTCGATGTGGCGATCGTGATGCACAATCGGTTCCTGAGTAACAGCCCTGAAATGGTGGTCAAGGTACTTTACGATGAACCCATCAAAGTGCTGATGGCAGCCAATCACCCCCTGGCTCATTTTGAAGCGGTGCCCTGGGAGGAGTTAGCCCAATATCCTCAGGTTGTTTACAAGGATGGTTACGGGATGCAACGTATTGTGCAAGAACAATTTACCCGTCGCGGTTTGAACTTCCGTTCTGCTTTAGAATTGAATACTCCTGATGCCTTTCGAGGTGTTGTCCGCCAGAGCGAGATGATTACCCTTTTGGCAGAATCTGAACTCGTAGAAGCCTACGCCGATCCAACCCTGACCGTACGGGCGATCGCCGCTGATCCCAATTCCAGCGACACCCTGACTGACCCTCCACTCACCCGACGAATTGTGTTAGTAACCACCCGCGATCGCCTTGAAATTCCGCCCATCCAGCACTTCCACAATCTCGTCCTCAAGCTACTGGTACCCCAGGCAGGAGTGGCATTACAAGGATAG
- a CDS encoding anthranilate phosphoribosyltransferase family protein, protein MSTAFRDLLKKVGSGPHTSKELDRQESANATRMMLLQEATPAQIGAFMIAHRIKRPTGEELAGMLDAYEELGPKLQPIQADYPVMVLCSPYDGRDRTVPLSPLTALMLATVGCPVVLHGGDRMPTKEGVPLVDIWRGLGVNWASLTLNQVQQVFEQTRLGFVYLPTHFPLAQALVPYREQIGKRPPFATLELMWSPYMGEAHVVTGFVHPPTEEMTRHALTLRGVNQCTMIKGLEGSCDLPRERTAIIGLGQRRWVEDAPEIHSEIHIERLHLHSRDHGFTNVNVTLETTEQAIAQMIDTLHGQSSELTASVIWNSGFYLWRCGCSPSIEAAIALAMELLQQGQVLSTLEKLCGAIATVQPSRQEAQLPI, encoded by the coding sequence ATGAGCACCGCATTTCGGGATCTACTTAAAAAAGTTGGCAGTGGTCCACATACGAGCAAGGAGCTGGATCGGCAGGAATCAGCCAATGCTACTCGCATGATGCTGTTGCAGGAAGCCACGCCTGCTCAGATTGGCGCGTTTATGATTGCCCACCGCATCAAACGCCCAACCGGAGAAGAGTTAGCAGGGATGTTAGACGCCTACGAGGAGCTTGGTCCTAAATTGCAACCGATTCAAGCCGACTATCCGGTAATGGTGTTGTGCTCTCCCTATGATGGGCGCGATCGCACCGTACCGCTCAGCCCTTTAACGGCATTGATGCTCGCAACGGTGGGGTGCCCGGTGGTGTTGCATGGGGGCGATCGGATGCCGACTAAAGAGGGAGTTCCCCTGGTGGATATCTGGCGAGGGTTGGGGGTCAACTGGGCATCTCTTACGCTAAACCAGGTGCAACAGGTGTTTGAGCAAACTCGATTGGGGTTTGTTTATCTGCCCACCCACTTTCCATTGGCACAAGCCCTGGTGCCCTACCGGGAGCAGATCGGCAAGCGACCTCCCTTTGCCACACTGGAGTTGATGTGGTCCCCTTATATGGGAGAGGCGCATGTAGTGACGGGATTTGTGCATCCACCAACCGAGGAGATGACCCGCCATGCCCTCACACTCCGAGGTGTGAATCAATGCACCATGATTAAGGGATTAGAGGGCAGTTGTGACCTGCCACGGGAGCGTACTGCCATCATTGGGTTGGGGCAACGTCGTTGGGTTGAAGATGCACCTGAAATCCACTCTGAAATTCACATTGAACGCCTGCATCTCCATTCTCGTGACCATGGGTTCACCAACGTCAACGTGACTTTAGAGACAACAGAACAGGCGATCGCCCAGATGATCGATACCCTGCATGGTCAGTCCTCTGAGCTAACCGCATCTGTGATTTGGAATAGTGGCTTTTACCTGTGGCGGTGTGGTTGTTCTCCCAGCATAGAAGCGGCGATCGCGCTGGCAATGGAACTGTTGCAACAAGGTCAAGTGCTCTCAACATTAGAAAAACTATGTGGGGCGATCGCGACTGTGCAACCCTCACGACAAGAAGCACAATTGCCTATCTAA
- a CDS encoding PHP domain-containing protein, whose translation MLDLHAHTTYSDGRLTPSELVEAAAKAGIRALAITDHDTLAGWDEAIAAAATWGIEIVPGVELSTVHRDRSLHILGYYPNPDQLQAPLRERVEGRKRRAQQILDKLAALGYVVQMPFLGEGVAPSRPHIATAMVEAGYVKSSREAFDRFLGDHQPAYVHYEKFSIQEGISLLRSCGAIAIWAHPYLYRGGEIEEVLLELIEAGLQGVEVYHPNHTPSQRQTLEKWCQQYGLLMTGGSDYHGPAEFENQPSNTLNMLQLPMELLSPLKQAVYDLQ comes from the coding sequence ATGTTAGATCTTCACGCCCACACCACCTATTCCGATGGCAGGCTCACCCCCAGTGAGTTAGTCGAAGCTGCCGCAAAAGCCGGAATCCGTGCATTAGCAATTACCGATCACGATACGTTGGCAGGATGGGACGAGGCGATCGCTGCCGCTGCTACCTGGGGAATTGAGATTGTCCCAGGAGTCGAGTTAAGCACTGTTCATCGCGATCGCTCCTTACACATTCTGGGATATTATCCCAACCCCGACCAGTTACAAGCACCACTGCGGGAGCGGGTTGAGGGGCGCAAGCGACGCGCACAGCAGATCCTAGATAAGCTGGCAGCCCTGGGTTATGTTGTTCAAATGCCATTCCTGGGTGAAGGGGTTGCACCCAGTCGTCCTCATATTGCAACAGCCATGGTAGAAGCAGGATATGTCAAATCATCCCGTGAGGCGTTCGATCGCTTTTTGGGGGATCACCAACCTGCCTACGTCCACTACGAAAAATTCTCGATTCAGGAAGGAATTTCGTTATTGCGCTCCTGTGGGGCGATCGCTATTTGGGCACACCCCTATCTCTATCGTGGTGGCGAAATTGAAGAAGTGTTGTTAGAGCTGATTGAGGCTGGACTACAGGGAGTCGAGGTGTATCATCCAAACCACACTCCCAGTCAGCGACAAACGCTGGAGAAATGGTGTCAGCAATATGGGCTGTTGATGACGGGTGGCAGTGATTATCATGGACCGGCTGAGTTTGAAAATCAGCCGTCTAATACGTTAAATATGCTGCAATTGCCGATGGAGTTGCTGTCTCCGCTCAAGCAAGCTGTTTACGATTTGCAATAA
- a CDS encoding saccharopine dehydrogenase family protein, whose protein sequence is MTNRVLILGGRGRIGSSVATDLIHHTDAHITITGRSEDTTWKDSFPGDRTDFLQLDLSDDARLKQAIAQSDLVIHCAGPFHYRDGSVLDLCIGQGVNYLDVSDNAGFTQRALSRSDMAAAADVTAIVNSGIFPGISNSMVRHGVEQLDEPEQIHLSYVVSGSGGAGITVMRTTFLGLLKPFDAWLNGAWAKVKPYSDRQPIQLPAPYGKVHVYWFEMPETFTLAESFPVKTVVTKFGSVPDFYNHLTWIAAHIFPKSWIRSKQGTEFLAQVSFRMTSVTDRLSGIGVGIRSEVTGKKDGQPAAYVSTLVHSNTAIAAGNGTGSIAQLLLTGKLHKPGVWAVEQALTTELFEQTMQSRNIQIHHSWAKA, encoded by the coding sequence ATGACAAATCGGGTTTTAATCTTGGGGGGTCGGGGTCGCATTGGTAGCAGTGTCGCCACCGATCTGATTCACCATACAGACGCGCATATCACCATCACAGGTCGAAGTGAGGATACCACCTGGAAAGACTCCTTCCCAGGCGATCGCACCGATTTTTTGCAGCTTGACCTGAGTGATGATGCTCGGCTCAAGCAGGCGATCGCCCAGTCCGATCTCGTGATCCACTGCGCGGGTCCGTTTCACTATCGGGACGGAAGCGTGCTTGACCTGTGCATCGGGCAGGGAGTGAACTATCTGGATGTGAGTGATAATGCTGGATTTACCCAACGGGCACTGAGTCGCAGCGACATGGCAGCGGCGGCGGATGTGACTGCAATTGTCAACTCGGGCATTTTTCCTGGTATCTCTAACAGTATGGTGCGCCACGGGGTAGAGCAGTTGGATGAGCCGGAGCAGATCCACCTCAGCTATGTAGTGAGCGGTTCGGGTGGGGCAGGCATTACGGTGATGCGAACGACGTTTCTGGGCTTATTGAAACCTTTTGATGCCTGGTTGAATGGAGCCTGGGCAAAAGTCAAACCCTATAGCGATCGCCAACCCATCCAGTTGCCTGCCCCCTACGGCAAAGTGCATGTCTACTGGTTTGAGATGCCCGAAACCTTTACCCTGGCAGAATCCTTTCCGGTTAAAACCGTTGTCACCAAGTTTGGCTCTGTGCCGGATTTCTACAATCACCTCACCTGGATTGCTGCCCACATCTTCCCAAAATCCTGGATTCGCAGCAAGCAGGGAACGGAGTTTCTGGCTCAGGTCAGCTTTCGCATGACCAGTGTTACCGATCGCCTCAGTGGCATTGGAGTCGGCATCCGTTCAGAAGTGACAGGCAAAAAAGATGGTCAACCCGCCGCTTATGTGTCAACCTTAGTCCACAGCAACACAGCGATCGCTGCTGGCAATGGCACAGGCAGCATCGCCCAATTGTTACTGACTGGGAAACTCCATAAACCGGGTGTGTGGGCAGTGGAACAAGCTCTGACGACGGAGTTGTTTGAACAGACGATGCAGAGCCGCAATATCCAGATTCATCACAGTTGGGCTAAAGCGTAA
- the crtO gene encoding beta-carotene ketolase CrtO: protein MQTYDVVIIGAGHNGLTCAAYLLKAGYSVLLLERRSVPGGAATTEEVIPDAPGFKFNLCAIDHEFIHLGPVVEELELTRYGLEYLFCDPVTFCPHPDGKYFLAHRSVEKTCAEIAQFSDRDAQKYAEFTDYWQRVTNALVPMFNAPPQAVFEILSNYNGNRIQDLFSVVGGVNKALDWVRTMMTSPEDLLNEWFDSEFLKAPLARLSSEFGAPPSQKTLAIGSMMMSMRHHPGMARPKGGTGALTQALLKLVTHLGGVVLTDQPVKQVLIDDGKAVGVRVANGTEYRATHGVISNIDARRLFLQLVDAADVDDADPNLRERLERRTVNNNETILKIDCALSEAPRFEHHNHDDSYLIGSVLIADSMQHVEYAHNQITLGQIPDANPSMYAVVPTMLDPTMAPEGKHTLWIEFFAPYQIAGAEGTGLNGTGWTNELKEKVADRVIDKLAEYAPNLKSSIMARRVESPAELGERLGSYKGNYYHLDMTLDQMIFLRPLPEIANYKTPIQGLYLTGAGTHPGGSISGMPGRNCARVFLSSQNNLGRAIVKAGQSIKAIAKSRFGIV from the coding sequence ATGCAAACCTATGATGTGGTAATAATTGGTGCAGGTCATAATGGGTTGACGTGTGCGGCTTACCTGCTCAAAGCAGGCTACAGTGTGCTGTTGTTAGAGCGGCGATCGGTGCCAGGTGGGGCAGCGACAACAGAGGAGGTGATTCCCGATGCTCCGGGGTTTAAGTTCAACCTTTGTGCGATCGACCACGAGTTTATTCACCTGGGTCCGGTAGTAGAGGAACTGGAACTGACCCGCTATGGGTTGGAATACCTGTTTTGTGACCCGGTGACGTTTTGCCCCCATCCCGATGGCAAGTACTTTTTGGCGCACCGATCGGTGGAAAAGACCTGCGCCGAGATCGCCCAGTTTAGCGATCGCGATGCTCAAAAATACGCGGAGTTCACCGACTATTGGCAGCGTGTCACGAATGCTCTGGTGCCGATGTTCAACGCCCCTCCTCAGGCGGTATTCGAGATTTTGTCGAACTACAACGGCAACCGCATTCAGGATTTGTTTTCCGTTGTGGGTGGTGTGAACAAGGCTTTGGATTGGGTGCGGACGATGATGACCAGTCCAGAGGATTTGTTGAATGAGTGGTTTGATTCAGAGTTTCTCAAAGCACCACTGGCTCGCCTGTCATCGGAGTTTGGCGCACCTCCTTCGCAAAAAACATTGGCGATCGGTTCGATGATGATGTCCATGCGGCACCATCCCGGTATGGCACGACCCAAAGGTGGCACCGGGGCGTTGACCCAGGCATTGCTCAAACTGGTGACCCATCTGGGTGGAGTCGTGCTCACGGATCAACCTGTAAAGCAGGTGTTGATTGACGATGGCAAGGCGGTTGGCGTTCGGGTGGCAAACGGCACAGAATACCGGGCAACCCATGGCGTGATTTCTAATATCGATGCCAGACGATTGTTTCTGCAACTGGTGGATGCAGCGGATGTGGATGATGCTGACCCCAATCTGCGGGAGCGGCTAGAGCGACGCACGGTGAACAACAACGAAACCATTCTTAAGATTGACTGTGCTCTGTCGGAAGCTCCTCGATTTGAGCACCACAACCACGATGATTCTTATCTGATTGGTTCGGTGTTGATTGCCGACTCGATGCAGCATGTGGAATATGCCCACAACCAAATCACATTGGGGCAAATTCCCGATGCGAACCCGTCGATGTATGCGGTGGTGCCGACGATGCTTGACCCAACCATGGCTCCAGAAGGCAAACATACCTTGTGGATTGAGTTCTTTGCACCCTATCAAATTGCTGGTGCGGAGGGCACCGGGTTGAATGGCACAGGATGGACAAATGAGTTAAAGGAGAAAGTTGCCGATCGCGTCATCGACAAATTAGCGGAGTATGCTCCCAATCTCAAATCATCCATTATGGCGCGGCGAGTCGAAAGTCCGGCGGAATTAGGCGAGCGGTTGGGTTCCTACAAAGGGAATTACTATCACCTGGACATGACGCTTGACCAAATGATCTTTTTACGTCCGCTGCCAGAAATTGCTAACTACAAAACCCCGATTCAAGGACTGTACCTGACGGGAGCGGGAACCCATCCCGGTGGGTCGATTTCGGGGATGCCGGGACGCAATTGTGCTCGCGTTTTTTTAAGTTCTCAAAACAATCTGGGCAGAGCAATTGTGAAGGCAGGACAATCGATAAAGGCGATCGCTAAATCTCGGTTTGGCATTGTCTAG
- a CDS encoding pentapeptide repeat-containing protein: MANQEQLALLQQGVNLWNEWHRTHPMQNDLSGADLSALDLRRIYLNDADLSGVNLNKTDLKDADLRKAILFEANLIATNLYKANLSEAYLSEADLSEANLCEAFLSEAILSEAILVEADLSRANLRKAVLWLAHLREANLSEADLTGADLSEANLRDALLNLANLTGANLHQTDLTGASLRWTNLTRANFSQANLSEANLNLANLKDTNLTQANLSKAILSLAELCGADLSGANLAGVNLIGADLSGANLKGANLTEADLIGANLADVNLDGADLTGANLNGANLQRADLTHTVIERADLREADITTATLPFGWQPAR, translated from the coding sequence ATGGCAAATCAGGAACAACTGGCTTTGCTCCAACAGGGCGTAAACCTGTGGAACGAGTGGCACCGAACCCATCCTATGCAAAATGATTTGAGCGGTGCTGACCTCAGTGCTCTCGATCTCAGACGAATCTATCTAAATGACGCAGATTTGAGTGGGGTCAACCTCAACAAAACTGATTTGAAAGACGCCGACCTGAGAAAAGCCATTCTCTTTGAAGCCAACTTGATCGCAACCAATCTATACAAAGCCAACTTGAGTGAAGCCTATCTGAGTGAAGCTGACTTGAGCGAAGCCAATCTCTGCGAAGCCTTTTTGAGCGAGGCGATTTTGAGTGAGGCGATTCTCGTCGAGGCTGACCTGAGCCGAGCCAACCTCAGAAAGGCGGTGCTCTGGCTTGCCCACTTGCGGGAAGCTAACCTAAGCGAAGCGGACCTGACCGGAGCAGATTTAAGCGAGGCTAATCTGCGCGATGCGTTGCTCAACCTGGCAAACCTGACTGGAGCCAACCTCCACCAAACTGACTTAACCGGAGCTAGCCTGCGCTGGACAAACCTGACCAGAGCAAACTTTAGTCAAGCCAATCTGAGTGAAGCGAACCTCAACCTCGCCAATCTGAAGGACACAAACCTGACCCAGGCAAACTTGTCAAAAGCCATTCTCAGTCTGGCTGAGCTATGTGGCGCAGATCTGAGTGGCGCAAATCTGGCAGGGGTTAATTTGATTGGGGCAGACCTGAGCGGCGCAAACCTGAAGGGAGCCAACTTGACTGAGGCAGACCTGATCGGCGCAAATCTGGCGGATGTGAATTTGGATGGAGCCGATTTGACGGGTGCCAACTTGAATGGAGCTAACTTGCAACGGGCTGATCTCACTCATACGGTGATTGAGCGAGCCGACTTACGGGAAGCCGACATTACAACGGCAACTCTACCGTTTGGTTGGCAACCCGCCCGATAA